Proteins encoded together in one Prosthecobacter debontii window:
- a CDS encoding NAD(P)H-binding protein: MKALIIGATGATGKDLVEVLLKDPHYTEVVAFVRRPSGRAHPKYSEVITDFEKLENVASLIRGDVWFSCLGTTRKTAGSKAKHWHIDYDLPAKFAEIARRNGVVRAVLLSAYGASSTSRVFYSKLKGTLDDHIAALGFEPCIIFRPGFLIRENTDRPSELMIAKALKILNGLGLLKKFRPLPTSTLAEKLAKAPQVFTYGTHIIELDDVFHV; encoded by the coding sequence ATGAAAGCCTTGATCATTGGTGCCACCGGGGCCACGGGAAAAGACCTCGTTGAAGTGCTGTTAAAAGACCCGCATTACACAGAAGTCGTGGCTTTCGTGCGCAGACCCAGCGGGCGGGCGCACCCCAAATATAGCGAGGTCATCACCGATTTTGAGAAGTTGGAGAACGTCGCCAGCTTGATCCGAGGAGACGTTTGGTTTTCGTGCCTCGGAACCACTCGGAAAACAGCGGGTTCCAAGGCCAAACACTGGCACATCGACTATGACCTGCCCGCAAAATTCGCTGAAATCGCCAGACGAAATGGAGTTGTCAGAGCAGTCCTGCTGTCCGCCTATGGCGCATCCAGCACGAGCCGAGTGTTTTATTCCAAACTGAAAGGCACGCTCGACGATCACATTGCCGCTCTTGGCTTTGAACCATGCATCATTTTCAGGCCGGGCTTTTTGATTCGTGAAAACACCGACCGTCCAAGCGAACTCATGATCGCCAAAGCGTTGAAGATTTTGAACGGACTTGGCCTGCTCAAAAAATTCCGCCCATTGCCGACCTCAACCTTGGCTGAAAAGCTGGCCAAAGCGCCCCAAGTTTTCACCTACGGAACCCACATCATCGAATTGGATGATGTCTTCCATGTTTGA
- a CDS encoding OmpA family protein, translating to MANVSQSPVWSSTPRSSFRSREDWSLKWWIMFALILSFLLHGLLYVSFDKISVFLGHSIPQQQVAAKVPERIKIDPKLLQEQKAIQEIPEMIAPGNQPDIKSFEPNLDNFDKAAMIPENQEIDLTPNVKEVTNFIRNGDLGDGKTPGGKMPDMAALLAPQAIATPDLATEMASMRRDVLSKPVSEKQMLIDAGGLDPADGGEVDMKLLDQVKAQGDGDGVGSRVKGYSNLDDLLGGGGAMGGSTAPILMPTDLLFEYGSDQLAEGARLSLMKLGFLIQKNPDSLFIIEGHTDSFGGDDFNLQLSMRRANAVVEWLRNSLRLGTDRVQAMGMGKSKPIVTTTGTVEEQSLNRRVEIKVRPRK from the coding sequence ATGGCCAATGTTTCTCAATCCCCCGTCTGGAGCAGCACTCCGCGCTCCTCTTTTCGCTCCCGTGAAGACTGGAGCCTGAAGTGGTGGATCATGTTTGCCCTGATCTTGTCCTTCCTACTCCATGGACTGCTGTATGTGAGCTTTGACAAAATCAGTGTTTTCCTCGGCCATAGCATCCCCCAACAACAGGTGGCAGCCAAGGTCCCGGAGCGCATCAAGATTGACCCCAAGCTCCTGCAAGAACAGAAAGCCATCCAGGAAATTCCCGAGATGATCGCCCCGGGGAATCAGCCGGATATCAAATCCTTTGAGCCGAATTTGGACAACTTTGACAAGGCCGCCATGATCCCTGAAAACCAGGAGATCGACCTCACACCGAACGTCAAAGAAGTGACCAACTTCATCCGCAATGGTGACTTGGGTGATGGCAAAACCCCTGGGGGCAAAATGCCCGACATGGCCGCGCTTCTCGCGCCCCAGGCCATTGCCACCCCTGATCTCGCCACTGAGATGGCCAGCATGCGCCGAGATGTGCTGTCCAAGCCCGTGTCTGAAAAACAGATGCTGATCGACGCCGGCGGGCTCGACCCCGCCGATGGCGGAGAGGTGGACATGAAGCTGCTGGACCAGGTCAAAGCCCAGGGCGATGGCGACGGTGTGGGGAGCCGGGTGAAGGGTTACAGTAATCTGGACGACCTCCTCGGTGGAGGCGGGGCGATGGGCGGCAGCACAGCCCCGATCCTGATGCCGACGGACCTCCTCTTTGAATACGGTAGCGATCAGCTAGCTGAAGGTGCTCGTCTTAGCCTGATGAAGCTGGGTTTCCTCATCCAGAAAAACCCAGATTCCCTTTTCATCATTGAGGGCCATACCGACAGCTTCGGCGGGGATGATTTTAACCTTCAGCTCAGCATGCGCCGTGCAAATGCCGTGGTGGAATGGCTGCGCAATTCCCTGCGTCTGGGCACAGACCGTGTCCAGGCCATGGGCATGGGCAAAAGTAAGCCCATCGTGACCACCACTGGCACTGTTGAGGAGCAGAGCCTGAACCGCCGTGTGGAAATTAAGGTCCGCCCCCGCAAATAA
- a CDS encoding GDSL-type esterase/lipase family protein, with translation MSVIRSSLFLLMLLLGLPLRAAQQCLVIGDSLTKEYEVEFPLLFPQNPASWDSRNWAEILHERRNTWFDLGNFSGYADSRATGHEYNWAIPGATTGEIKNLLRNFGFLLEISSQIRSGAERVVIFAGGNDVDSYYRQIYDGQSPTSFTRSTRDNLQWLVDYVRGLKSSLPIVLVSVPHLGCAPDVQAQCPTDPVKTARVTAALDDLNAQLATFAQTRGIAFVPGVYQLTKDMISLPFRIGGIEFYRQADADSRPRYAFSGDGFHPAVSPQAKIAQMIIDAFVSRYPTTKITALSDREIIEQILGLNSDLPFQEWMATQDVPENQRGVEDDPDGDGLINLIEFVRADGNAAQATSVAWPTPRVDRSQSPSQVVWTVPMRPESIGWATARFMQSSDLVSWQTMNASQVTISSEGAQTVRFPLSPRTFVRLEISR, from the coding sequence ATGTCAGTCATTCGCTCCAGCCTTTTTCTTTTGATGCTGCTGCTCGGATTACCTCTCCGGGCAGCCCAGCAGTGCTTGGTTATTGGAGATAGCCTGACGAAGGAATACGAGGTGGAGTTTCCCCTGTTGTTCCCTCAGAACCCCGCTTCCTGGGATTCCCGAAACTGGGCTGAAATCTTGCACGAGCGCCGCAACACTTGGTTCGATCTCGGGAACTTCAGCGGTTACGCGGATAGCCGTGCGACCGGTCACGAATACAACTGGGCGATTCCTGGAGCGACCACAGGCGAGATCAAAAATCTGCTGAGAAACTTCGGGTTCCTGCTGGAAATCAGCAGTCAGATCCGCAGTGGGGCTGAACGGGTGGTCATCTTTGCAGGCGGCAATGATGTGGATAGCTATTATCGACAGATCTACGACGGGCAGTCTCCAACCAGCTTCACCCGCTCGACCCGGGACAACCTGCAATGGCTCGTGGATTACGTGCGGGGGCTCAAATCCTCCCTGCCGATCGTGCTCGTCTCGGTGCCACACCTGGGCTGTGCCCCAGATGTGCAAGCTCAGTGTCCGACGGACCCTGTGAAAACGGCTCGGGTCACAGCGGCGCTGGATGATCTGAATGCGCAACTGGCCACATTCGCCCAAACTCGAGGAATCGCTTTCGTGCCCGGGGTTTATCAACTGACCAAGGACATGATCTCTCTACCGTTTCGTATTGGCGGCATTGAGTTTTATCGGCAAGCCGATGCAGATTCCCGCCCGCGATACGCTTTCTCAGGCGATGGTTTTCATCCAGCGGTGAGTCCCCAGGCAAAAATCGCGCAGATGATCATCGACGCCTTCGTGAGTCGTTATCCCACGACGAAGATAACGGCACTATCGGATCGGGAAATCATCGAGCAAATCCTGGGACTGAATTCAGATTTGCCCTTTCAAGAGTGGATGGCCACGCAGGACGTTCCTGAAAATCAGAGGGGAGTGGAGGATGATCCCGATGGGGATGGTCTGATCAACTTGATCGAGTTCGTTCGTGCGGATGGGAATGCGGCACAAGCAACCTCCGTGGCTTGGCCGACTCCCCGTGTGGACCGCAGCCAGTCTCCCTCTCAAGTGGTCTGGACGGTTCCGATGCGGCCTGAGTCCATAGGGTGGGCTACCGCACGGTTTATGCAATCGAGTGACTTGGTGTCTTGGCAAACCATGAATGCCAGCCAAGTCACAATCAGCAGTGAAGGGGCTCAAACGGTCCGGTTTCCCCTGTCACCACGAACTTTCGTGAGGTTGGAAATTTCACGATGA
- a CDS encoding alpha/beta fold hydrolase, which yields MKTPNQTYLLIHGAWQAPYVWNQVSSDLRQQGHQVIVVELPGHGADHTPAYALSLDIYRDKVIEAIAKAEGEVILVGHSMAGMVITHVAESVPDKISRLVYIGAFLPASGQSLTDLAYSDPDSKLGPALIPSTDGLTLDVARDQLVDLFISDGSPAEQERVLANYRPEPAIPFTNQVTLTTEGAGSVEKVYVKTLNDIVISPGLQERMIAAAGIERVYELESSHSPFLSQPQEVVKVFLEIGKPAKLISAGVV from the coding sequence ATGAAAACACCAAATCAAACCTACCTCTTAATTCACGGGGCCTGGCAGGCTCCCTATGTCTGGAACCAGGTCAGCTCCGATCTACGCCAACAAGGCCATCAAGTCATCGTCGTTGAGCTGCCAGGACACGGCGCTGACCACACCCCTGCGTATGCTCTGAGCCTGGATATTTACCGGGACAAGGTCATCGAAGCAATTGCAAAAGCTGAAGGAGAAGTGATCCTGGTCGGCCACAGCATGGCGGGCATGGTCATCACCCATGTGGCCGAAAGTGTGCCTGATAAAATCAGCAGGCTCGTTTACATCGGGGCCTTCCTTCCGGCCTCAGGGCAATCGCTGACGGATCTGGCCTACTCCGATCCCGATTCAAAACTCGGCCCCGCATTGATCCCATCGACCGACGGTCTGACACTCGATGTCGCCCGCGATCAATTGGTGGACCTTTTCATCAGTGACGGCTCACCCGCCGAGCAGGAACGTGTGCTGGCCAACTATCGGCCCGAACCCGCCATTCCCTTCACCAACCAGGTCACGCTCACCACCGAAGGCGCAGGCTCTGTCGAAAAAGTGTATGTTAAAACACTCAACGACATCGTCATCTCTCCCGGTCTGCAAGAACGCATGATCGCCGCTGCGGGCATCGAAAGAGTCTATGAGCTGGAATCCAGCCACTCACCTTTCCTCTCGCAACCGCAAGAGGTCGTAAAAGTGTTTCTGGAAATCGGAAAACCAGCCAAGCTCATCAGTGCTGGAGTCGTGTAA